Genomic DNA from Oncorhynchus clarkii lewisi isolate Uvic-CL-2024 chromosome 28, UVic_Ocla_1.0, whole genome shotgun sequence:
ACGAGTCCCTCTCTGACCCtgtatccccttctctctccccatgAAGAAGGCCATAGATACAGTACGAGCCCTGACACCCACCAACTCCCCCCTATCGTCACCAAGCAAACATGGCGACCGCTTCATCCCCTCCCGCGCCGGCGCCAACTGGAGCGTCAACTTCCACCGCATCAATGTGAGTCCCCCCGCAATTaacttctggatttttttgtgcCCCAAGTTTTATATCTGTGTTGATCGTGTCACTTGCTGGGTTTCTGTTTTCTGTCACCCTAATGAAGGGTGTTGTAGCCGCAACATGTCGGTGCATTTAATTTTTTTGCTATGCATTAAACAATAAAGGTTTTTAAAATTGTTCCACTACATGAGTGCCTTGATTACTTCCGGAAGTTTGGTTGCAAAGGCTTTTCCGGCATTGTTTACTATCCAGCATCAAATCATCTACAGTATTTCACCCCATGATCAAAGAGCACCTCATGGATTAACTATAAACCAATGAAGAGCTCCTCTATTGTCACTACATATTAGTCACTGTTAATGTTGTTGTGTAGGAGAATGAGAAGTCTCACAATCAGAACAGGAAGACAAAGGATGGCACTACAGACACTAGCAAAGGTGAGCCTCTTGACTCTGTTGAATTTATTGTGTTTCTGTAGTGTGCATGGATTCTGTTTTACTCATTCATTCATTCCCATTAAAATGGAGATTAACATACCCCTCCCTCCTAGCGGACGGCCTGGCGTACTCTGCCCTACTGAAGAACGAGCTGCTGGGGGCAGGCATAGAGAAGGTCCAGGATCCCCAGTCAGAGGACCGTCGCCTCCAGCCCTCCACCCCCGCCAAGAGGAGCCTCTTCAGTGTACTTAACATAGGCCCTTATACATTCTGTTGGAATAGCGTCTTTTTCAAAGCTACCAGGGCTGGTGTATTGTGTGTGCTGCAGTTTTAATTTGTTAGTCGTACAACATGTTTACCTTTGATACTAAATATGCCAGTTGTTTGTGTTTACAGTATTCTGTCAGTGCCAAGCGATCTCTACCCGAGGATGGCAACACAGTGTCTCCATACTCATTGTCTCCAGTTAGCAGCAACAGGTTTTCACCACTTTCACCTATGCATTGGTTTTATATTATATGGCTAACAGTGGTATTCtagttctcctctccctctcatttcaTTATAATGAGTATTTTCTGTGTCACATTGAATGAGTCATCTGTCTTGTCTCCCTCCTTGTAGTCAGAAGCTGTTACGGTCGCCTAGGAAACCCACGCGTAAGATCTCTAAGATCCCCTTCAAGGTGCTTGATGCTCCAGAGCTGCAGGATGACTTCTATCTCAACCTGGTGGACTGGTCCTCCCTCAACGTCCTCAGTGTCGGCCTGGGAACCTGCGTCTACCTCTGGAGCGCCTGCActagccaggtgtgtgtgtgtgtgtgtgtgtgaatgtttgtgtgttaTCACACTGAAATCAGTGACACTGTCTCCATTTATCGCAAATGCCTCTCTCTCGTAAACTCTTTCATATGATGTGAGTTGGAAATTGACAATCTATGGATTGTGTCTTTTGGTCTTCAGGTGACGCGTCTGTGTGACTTGTCAGTGGAAGGGGACTCTGTCACGTCAGTGGGCTGGTCAGAGAGGGTGAGTCTGTCTGCTTTAACTCCTATGTGTTGTCATGTACACCCTTTATTTACAGTTTACCCTATACCTCCAGGGCTCTGTAGTCCTGGCTCTATACGCTTCAGGGGGTGTGCCCTGATGGATTTGCCCTGATACCATGTGTGTCTGGTTATTGtactcttttgtgtgtgtgtgtgtgtgtgtggtttctcaaGGGGAACTTAGTAGCGGTGGGGACACATAAGGGCTATGTACAGATCTGGGACGCAGCAGCAGGGAAGAAACTGTCAGTACTGGAGGGACACACAGCCAGAGTGGGTGAGTAGGAGGAGGCAGGCTGTcctacagagagaagaggagagcttCTCCTCTGACTCAGAGGAACGGTAGTGCTGCAACAATGGAATATAATATCTAGTAATTCTATTGCTATGGATTCATCATGAAATATTCATCCTTAAGTCAAAAGAAAACTATGAAAACTGAGTGCATTTCAgctgtttttacattttttgctAAATCTTTCTCTCTAGGTGCGTTGGCGTGGAATGCCGACCAGTTGTCATCTGGCAGTCGTGACAGGGTTATCCTGCAGAGGGACATCCGAGCCCCACCCCTCCAGTCAGAACGTCGTCTCCAGGGACACCGACAGGAAGTTTGCGGCCTCAAGTGGAGCACCGACCACCAGCTACTGGCCTCAGGGGGAAATGACAACAAGGTACACACAGCACAGACCACCAGCTTCTGGTATCGGGGGGGAAATGACAACAGGGTACACAGCACAGACCACCAGCTTCTGGTATTGGGGGGAAATGACAAGGTACACACAGCACAGACCACTAGCTTCTGGCCTCAGGGGGAAATGACAACAAGGTACACACAGCACAGACCACCAGCTTCTGGCCTCAGGGGGAAATGACAAGGTACACAGCACAGACCACCAGCTTCTGGCCTCAGGGGGAAATGACAACAAGGTACACACAGCACAGACCACCAGCTTCTGGTATTGGGGGGAAATTACAAGGTACACACAGCACAGACCACCAGCTTCTGGCCTCAGGGGGAAATGACAACAAGGTACACACAGCACAGACCACCAGCTTCTGGCCTCAGGGGGAAATGACAAGGTACACAGCACAGACCACCAGCTTCTGGCCTCAGGGGGAAATGACAAGGTACACAGCACAGACCACCAGCTTCTGGCCTCAGGGGGAAATGACAACAAGGTACACACAGCACAGACCACCAGCTTCTGGCCTCAGGGGGAAATGACAACAAGGTACACACAGCACAGACCACCAGCTTCTGGCCTCAGGGGGAAATGACAACAAGGTACACACAGCACAGACCACCAGCTTCTGGCCTCAGGGGGAAATGACAACAAGGTACACACAGCACAGACCACCAGCTTCTGGCCTCAGGGGGAAATGACAAGGTACACAGCACAGACCACCAGCTTCTGGCCTCAGGGGGAAATGACAACAAGGTACACACAGCACAGACCACCAGCTTCTGGTATTGGGGGGAAATGACAAGGTACACACAGCACAGACCACCAGCTTCTGGCCTCAGGGGGAAATGACAACAAGGTACACACAGCACAGACCACCAGCTTCTGGCCTCAGGGGGAAATGACAACAAGGTACACACAGCACAGACCACCAGCTTCTGGCCTCAGGGGGAAATGACAAGGTACACAGCACAGACCACCAGCTTCTGGCCTCAGGGGGAAATGACATCAAGGTACACACAGCACAGACCACCAGCTACTGGCCTAGGGGGATTACAGGACAAACAAACCTCTTGAATAACTATTGTACACTCCTGCTTTTATCCTTATCCTATGGCATTAACTTCCCAGAAAAATAACAATCCCTCCCCATAGCTGCTGGTATGGAACCACTCCAGCGTTCTCCCGGTGCAGCAGTACACGGAGCACCTGGCAGCAGTGAAGGCCATCGCCTGGTCCCCCCATCAGCATGGCCTGCTGGCGTCTGGAGGGGGCACGGCCGACCGCTGCATCCGCTTCTGGAACACCCTGACAGGCCAGCCCCTGCAGTGCACCGACACGGGCTCCCAGGTCTGCAACCTGGcctggtccaagcacaccaacgAACTGGTACGTAGGTAGGGGTGGCTTTTTAGGGTCATTCTGTGGGAAACACATTTTTTTATGAAATGTGATCTTTTCCATATATTTAGCACAAAGACAGGCCCTTTTAAAGGAAATCATTTTGACTCCTAAACATTTGTGACTAAAGTCCTTTTTACCTCCAGGTAAGCACACACGGCTACTCCCAGAACCAGATCTTAGTGTGGAAGTACCCCTCCCTCACACAGGTGGCCAAACTCACAGGCCACTCCTACAGAGTGCTTTACCTGGCCATGTCCCCAGACGGAGAGGCCATCGTCACAGGAGCCGGAGACGAGACGCTGCGCTTCTGGAACGTCTTCAGCAAGATGAGGTCCACCAAGGTAGCCAGACACCTCATTGATTGGCGAACATAGATCTTTTTGCTGCGTGTGCCCCATATGAAGTCTACCTTTCAAATGATTTTGTTACCAATAACCATCCAATAAGCAAAACCACTGTCTCAGCTGATATAGAGGATTGTAGTGTTTTAGAGATCTGacccctgctctcttcctctgcaGGAGTCTGTATCTGTTCTGAACCTGTTCACCAGGATCCGGTAGCCAGAGGGGCGCAGCTGTCCGGCAGGGGGAACAAGCGGGGTGGGGGAACAAGCCCATAGGGAATAATGTACTGCACACAACAAGTCCGACCCCTTTTCTCTTCCTAGGCCTCTGGTAGGCTAGGGTCCTTTCACATACCCAAGGCCAGGTCGTCAAGCCGATAGAGGAGTCTTCTTCCACTGCCTCACCGCCCATCAGAACcagtgtgacatcacaaggtCACACCCCCATACCCATATTGGTGCTCTCCccggaagaggaagaagaggactcTGGAACTTTCCCCCAAGTGATTCTGTTTTTTGACAGACACTGTGTGCATAACTGCCAAATACGAAGTTTGTCCTTTTATTGaatgtttatttattgtttttctTTTTAACATCGTTATCACGTGTCGTCGCCAGTCTGCTTCTGCAGCCTGTGTTTGGTTTTTGTTTTCTGTGTGTTAATTTTTTCTGTGTCAGACTTTATGAAGAGCCTGATGCTTTTGTGTTTGTGCCtgccttaaagggatagttcacgtCTAAAATCAAACTTATGTTTTCACCATTGAAGGTATGGAAATGTATGACATGCTTTGACTTCAGGGTGAGCTGTCCTGTACCTGCTTGTAAACTAGTGATGTTAACCCTAGGGCTTGAGAGGTGGGAGCTCACAGGTTTTTTGCATGTTGTAGACCATTGTAATTTATTCACCctgtaaaaacacatttttaagtTCTTTTGAAGTGTGATGATGCGGGATAATAATAATGGTGGAAATCGTATGTTTTTTTAATTAGAAAAAAATCTGCAATTGTAATTTGAGCAGTGGCCGCAAACAAACTACATATACTCACTTACAGTTATTATCTGTAAATCGTATTGTTTTGGCAGTTGTCTTTTTTCATTTTTAACCAGTTTCTATCTtaacctacatttacctagacacaTTTCACAGTATTGCTGTCTTGAGTTACAATTTCACTCAGTCTGATAATGGGCTAGTAGCATTCAAAACAGATGTAAATAACGAGGCGTAACCTTTGCATTGAGACTTATACAAGAAAGAAAAAACTGATGTCAAAAGTACCATTTTTAATCTTAATCAGGGTAACTTTTTTCCTGGGTGTAGCAGGAACTGAAAGTCACTGTAAAGAAAAAAGGAAAGCTGTTGATGGCCTCTTAAAGGCATTACTAGTgcattgtgctgtgtgtgtctgtggtaaaaaaaagaaatggggaaaatatatatatttagtccATGGCACTTATCTTTTTCCTCAGCTTATGTTTTGCTCTTGACTCTAAGCAGATGTGAAAATATCTCATTTTGTTTTAATTCATTTAAAAGAAATGTTTAGGCTGATTTTTCTAGTGATTATTTTTCATTTTCTCAGTTTGGATGTGGTGTTGGTGTGACCTGGTGTGCCATCTTTGAATGAGTGGTATTTATTTGAGCTGTGTAAAAGTGTCCAGTAGTACACCCATAGCTTGTTCTGAGAGTTGAATATTATCTGAGAAAGGTGGAACGCTGATCTGTTCGGTGTATATACTAGCTCCAGTCCTAAATAAGCATTTGTACTCCTTTTATGCCACTTagaaacaaataaaaacaaagaATGCTGCCAACTTGAAATGCCTAAAGAATGTTATGAAGATTTCTGTACTGAGAGaaactgaattttttttttttttttaagagaaaAAAACGTTTTCGAGTACGTTTTTATCATCAACTGCGTCTGGATGGGAATGTGGAGCATGTGTAATTGTTTGTATCATCAACTGCGTCTGGATGGGAATGTGGAGCATGTGTAATTGTTTGTATCATCAACTGCGTCTGGATGGGAATGTGGAGCATGTGTAATCGTTTGTATCATCAACTGCGTCTGGATGGGAATGTGGAGCATGTGTAATCGTTTGTATCATCAACTGCGTCTGGATGGGAATGTGGAGCATGTGTAATCGTTTGTATCATCAACTGTGTCTGGATGGGAATGTGGAGCATGTGTAATCGTTTGTATCATCAACTGCGTCTGGATGGGAATGTGGAGCATGTGTAATCGGTAGTCGGTGCAGGTTTTTGCTGCTATTTGATTCAAAATAATCATTTGAATGTACAGCCTGGTCTTATAGACTAGTAAATGTAAATTTAGGGCATTTGTAGGCCTATGTTACGTAAGACAGAAGGTCACTTAGGTCAAAAATGAAAGTAGGGTGGTCGTATAAtgcgaatgtctagcaacccaaaggttgtgtgtttgaatctcatcatggacaatttTAACTAATTAGAAAAtgtgcaactacttagcatgatAGCTAACCTTAAAgctttaaccttttatttaactaggtaagtcagttaagaacaaaatcttattttcaatgacggcctaggaacagtgggttaactgcccgttcaggggcagaacgacagagttgtaccttgtcagctcggggatttgaacttgcaaccttccggttactagtccaacgctctaaccactaggctaccctgactcttaaccctaaccactagctgaagtgttgtggttgcaggttcacctgcATCATCAAAAGCCTATTATTTtagggtgttgctataggccaccaagtgcaagtcagtatctacactgaacaaaaatataaacgcaacatgtaaagtattggtcccatgtttcatgagctgaaataaaacatcccagaaatgttcaaaaTCTCTCAAatttttgcacaaatttgtttacatccctgttagtaagcattcttccattgccaaaataatccatccacctgacaggtgtggcatatcaagaagctgattaaacagcatgatcattacacatgtgcaccttgttctggggacaataaaaggccactctaaaatgtgcagttttgtcataacacaatgccacagatgtctcaagtttaagggagcgtgcaatttgcataatgactgcaggaatgtccaccagagctgttgccagagaatgtaatgttaatttctctaccatgagcCGCCTCCAAcctcattttagagaatttggcagtacgtccaaccggcctcaacacCGCAGGCCACGTGTATGGCATTGCGTTGGCGAGTggcttgctgatgtcaacgttgtgaacagaatgccccatggtggcggtggggttatggtatggggagGCATAAGTTACAGACAACCAACACAATTTCATttaatcgatggcaatttgaatgcacagaaatactgtgacgagatcctgaggcccattgttgtgccattcatctgccgccatcacctcaagTTTCAGCATTATAATGCACAAGGATTGGTACACAATTAATGGAATCTGAAAATctctcagttcttccatggcatgcatactcaccagacatgtcacccaataAGCATCTTTGGGAttctctggatcgacgtgtacgacagcgtgtccagcaacttcgcacagccattgaaaaggagtgggacaatattccacaggtcacaatcaacagccatggtgtttacaaacactacaggaactaTATCATCCATCTGTATTGATAatatttttactaatactgtcaaactttgttctaaagctgtatccgttgGATGCAGTGATGCGctgctatatccaggaaagccaaggttccaaaagctgggcctaaaatagtgagattatacaaaagattttgctgtgacttAGGTGAatgtttaaaatattttttggTCTGGTGTGATTAATGAGGATCATCCAGAATCtacacttgatgaatttatgaaatttcttcttaaaattataaacattgacctgttaagaaactgactgttagaactgttaaggcccCATGCATTGACggggaattgaaaaactgtatggttgaaacaGAAAGAACaaaaaactgtattatgaagccaagatcaatgatataaaaaCACTTTGGAatattttaaatgaaattataGGCAGAAAGACAACTCCATCTTTCAGCAAATCAGATgtcttattcatcacaaaaccatttgatgttgccaattattttcaTAATTACTTAATTGGCAAAGTGGGAAAAtgtaggcaggaaatgccaacaatgaaCAGTGAGCAGTCCTATTCATGCAAACAAagacaaataatgaaagaaaagcaatgtAAGTTTTAATTTTGTAAAgtcagtgtgggagaggtggaaaatgaTTGTTATCgaacaataatgacaaaccttctggcactgacaacttggatggaaagttactgaggatggtagctgactctatagccagtCCTATCTGTAATATATTTAATCTGAGCCTCGAGGAAGgtgtttgtcctcaggcctggagggaggccaaagtcattctgctaccaaAGAATGGTAAAGCGACCTTTACTGATTCTAACAGCCAACCTATCaccttgctgccagctcttagcaaactgtaggacaaaatggtgtttgaccaaatacaatgctatttcctTGCAAAAAAAATTaccaacagactttcagcactgacacaaatgacagGTTGTTAAAGAGACAGTGACACGTTTTCACATTTCATTTTTTCATAATGTAAAATGCATATTCCGTATTATACAGTCTATGCTTGATATTTTATTCACCATaggaagattgtgggagctgtacagttagatttcagtgcagccttggatattattgaccataacttGTGTTGTGGTATTTTCAACCTCTGCTATATTGTGAATTCAGAGCTATCTTTCTaatggttttctttaatggaagcttctctaatgttaaCATGTCAAGTGTGGTGGGCAGCTGTCTTGGCCCTCTACTCTTCTATTTTTACCAGGAAGTCAGCAACCACATATAGTGAAATCACTACAACCCTAAACAAATAGTTGCGGTCAGTTCTAGAATGGGTGGCCATTAATatactggtcctgaacatctctaaaactaaaattatattttgtacaaatcattccccaagttctagacctcagctgaatctggtaatgaatggtgtggctgttgagcaagttgaggaggcTAAATTACTTgatgttaccttagattgtaaactgtcatagtcaaaacatattgattcaatggtactaaagatggggagaggtttgtctattataaagagatgctctgcttttttgacaccacactccactccacatcCTGCAGGCTCTAgcttttatcttatcttgattattgtccagtcatatggtcaagtgctgcaaagaaggacCTGTTTAAggtgcagctggcccagaacagagcggcataTTTTGcttttcattgtaatcagagggcaaATATCAGTACCTATGCATGCCAGtgtctcttggctaagagttgaggaaataCTGACTgaatcacttcttctttttataagaaacatgaatgtgttggaaactccaaattgtttgcatagccaacttacacacaacactgacacacacacacacttaccccgcCAGACATGCTACTGGTGTTTTTTTCACAGTCctcaggtccagaacaaattcaaggagaCGTAAAGCACCGTAGAGGGCCATGAtcacatggaactcccttccatctcatataaggcaagtgaacagcaaacctggataaaaaaactaaaaagaaaGCAACACCTCCgggcacaatgcctctccccaTGTGACCTACCTTTTGTGTCTATgtattggcacacacacacacacacgttttaaaatgtatgtcaattgTAAAGTCTTTTGTCTCTAATGATTTTTTCGTtatgtgtcagaccccagtaagactagctgttacCATTGGCGCTGGCTACTGGGGAACTTAACAAAATAAAATCAAagcttagctaacgttagccacctagctaatgttagccacaacaaattgtaatATGTAACATATCATGTTTTGCAAATTCGGGAACATATAGTATGAAATGCAATTCGTAAAATATTGTATGAATTGTGATTtgcaacatatcatacaaaatgtatGATGAACATCCAGAAATAAATACATacctaacaaaacaaaacatatgATACTACTTGGAGTGTCTGGGATGtacttttactatgttacgtctacccctgagtccaggttgtgGAATATTCTGATTGGGTGAGTGTGCAATGACAAAAGCCTGCAAACACTGTGGCTGTCCAGAGCCCTTCAGAGCTAGTTCGCTAGCTCCCACCCCTTCAGTGTTCACAGGTGTGAAACGACTGGGGAAGTGGGAGAAATATGGTCCTTCTGCTTCACTTAGTAC
This window encodes:
- the LOC139387025 gene encoding fizzy-related protein homolog isoform X1: MDQDYECRLLRQINIQNENASPLKAIDTVRALTPTNSPLSSPSKHGDRFIPSRAGANWSVNFHRINENEKSHNQNRKTKDGTTDTSKADGLAYSALLKNELLGAGIEKVQDPQSEDRRLQPSTPAKRSLFSYSVSAKRSLPEDGNTVSPYSLSPVSSNSQKLLRSPRKPTRKISKIPFKVLDAPELQDDFYLNLVDWSSLNVLSVGLGTCVYLWSACTSQVTRLCDLSVEGDSVTSVGWSERGNLVAVGTHKGYVQIWDAAAGKKLSVLEGHTARVGALAWNADQLSSGSRDRVILQRDIRAPPLQSERRLQGHRQEVCGLKWSTDHQLLASGGNDNKLLVWNHSSVLPVQQYTEHLAAVKAIAWSPHQHGLLASGGGTADRCIRFWNTLTGQPLQCTDTGSQVCNLAWSKHTNELVSTHGYSQNQILVWKYPSLTQVAKLTGHSYRVLYLAMSPDGEAIVTGAGDETLRFWNVFSKMRSTKESVSVLNLFTRIR
- the LOC139387025 gene encoding fizzy-related protein homolog isoform X2; this encodes MDQDYECRLLRQINIQNENASPLAIDTVRALTPTNSPLSSPSKHGDRFIPSRAGANWSVNFHRINENEKSHNQNRKTKDGTTDTSKADGLAYSALLKNELLGAGIEKVQDPQSEDRRLQPSTPAKRSLFSYSVSAKRSLPEDGNTVSPYSLSPVSSNSQKLLRSPRKPTRKISKIPFKVLDAPELQDDFYLNLVDWSSLNVLSVGLGTCVYLWSACTSQVTRLCDLSVEGDSVTSVGWSERGNLVAVGTHKGYVQIWDAAAGKKLSVLEGHTARVGALAWNADQLSSGSRDRVILQRDIRAPPLQSERRLQGHRQEVCGLKWSTDHQLLASGGNDNKLLVWNHSSVLPVQQYTEHLAAVKAIAWSPHQHGLLASGGGTADRCIRFWNTLTGQPLQCTDTGSQVCNLAWSKHTNELVSTHGYSQNQILVWKYPSLTQVAKLTGHSYRVLYLAMSPDGEAIVTGAGDETLRFWNVFSKMRSTKESVSVLNLFTRIR